The DNA region CCATTCCATAAACTGAACTTTTACTGAGAGGCGGGGCTCAAACCAGATCGCCTCTTTTTCACGACTTGGCTTGTTAAAAAAAGGTCGCTCTTCAATTTTAAATGAATCGATCTGTTTAGTTAGTTCTTGCCAGTCCGACTTTTTTAATTTGCCGGCGCCCGCATGACCGATGTACCAAAAATGCCCTTTTTGATCATAGCAACCAAGTAACATCGCATTTACAATCCCATCGCGTAACGTAACCCCGCCGATCACCGCATTGATATCGCGATAATTTTTGATTTTACGCCAACGTTTGTCTTTCCCTTTGACTTGATACGGGCTGTTTAAATCTTTGACGATAATCCCTTCCATGTTTTGCTGCTCCATCACTTCCATCAATTGTTCGCTTTCAGCAATTGAAGGGACGACTTGAATCTGTTCATTAGGTGTAATAATTTCGTTGAGTAAAGCTAATCGCTCACGCAAAGGTTTGTTGTGAATCCATTCATTGTTATAATATACAACATCAAAAATCATGTAGGAGATCGGCGTTTTCTTCGCTGCGGTTTGTACCCGTTCTAACCTTCTGATCCCGTCGCGATGCATCACATCGTGAAATGACGGTTTACCGTCCTCGCCGAGGGCAATCACTTCCCCGTCCAAAACAACGGAATCAGCGTTACAGTAGGTGTCGATTGCGGCGACCTCTGGATAATGGAAAGTACGCTCATGTAATTTTCGGTTGAACAAGCGGACTGTTTGTCCATCATAGTAGGTTAAGACGCGCACACCATCCCACTTCACCTGCGCGATCCACTGCTCCCCATGCGGGATCTGGTCGGCGTGGACGGGTTCGAAGGGTGTAAACGGTTTCAAATTCATTGTGTGTTCACTTCCTTTCATCACTGAGTAGTATGGATCTACATGTTTTTTCAATTCCGCTTTATACTAAGTATAATACAAATGGGATGGCCTTTGGGATCTTTTAACATATTTTTTGATGAAGTT from Ammoniphilus oxalaticus includes:
- a CDS encoding RNA ligase family protein, giving the protein MNLKPFTPFEPVHADQIPHGEQWIAQVKWDGVRVLTYYDGQTVRLFNRKLHERTFHYPEVAAIDTYCNADSVVLDGEVIALGEDGKPSFHDVMHRDGIRRLERVQTAAKKTPISYMIFDVVYYNNEWIHNKPLRERLALLNEIITPNEQIQVVPSIAESEQLMEVMEQQNMEGIIVKDLNSPYQVKGKDKRWRKIKNYRDINAVIGGVTLRDGIVNAMLLGCYDQKGHFWYIGHAGAGKLKKSDWQELTKQIDSFKIEERPFFNKPSREKEAIWFEPRLSVKVQFMEWTKRLTLRQPTIQAFVDAEPEECMITTEFVT